A single region of the Streptomyces sp. ITFR-16 genome encodes:
- a CDS encoding alpha/beta fold hydrolase, with the protein METPIARTSRWRRLLPRRRGRWAAGVAALVVLAGAGTWTAVADDSAPAVHREDRMMRVDGVSLDTSYFTDGGTRRRPAVLIGHGFGGSKAETRAQAERLAAGGYAVLTWSARGFGTSGGRISLNAPDREVRDVSRLIDWLAQRPEVRLDAKGDPRVGVTGASYGGAVSLLAAGHDRRVDAIAPEITYWNLADALFPDGVFKKLWAGIFVTTGGGCGNFEKRLCEMYERVAVSGKPDAAARALLTERSPSAVADRIKVPALIVQGQTDSLFPLGQADAMARAIEANGAPVAVDWIAGGHDGGDPETDRVQRRVGAWFDRYLKDDKGADTGPGFRVTRTGGIDSTDGAALTRGASSDTYPGLRSGRETVELHGGTQTFDNPAGGSPQAVSAVPGVGGGLAQLSTLGVGLSIDFPGQHARFDSAPLTTARRVTGSPTVRVTVKAGQGDAVLFGKVYDVSPDGKQQVLPSQLVAPYRITPDRQGRPLELTLPAVDHELDSGHRLRLVLAATDLGYASPAAPTTYTVSLDGPLSLPTAPALTTASAALPWWTWGLPAAALVIAAALLLTARRHGATPAPDPALADVPLQITGLSKKYAKSADRYAVRDLSFRVEKGQVLGLLGPNGAGKTTTLRMLMGLITPDDGEIRVFGRAVRPGAPVLSRVGSFVEGAGFLPHLSGRANLELYWQATGRPAEDAHLEEALEIAGLGDALARAVRTYSQGMRQRLAIAQAMLGMPDLLILDEPTNGLDPPQIREMRDVMIRYAAGGRTVIVSSHLLSEVEQSCTHLVVMDRGRLVQAGPVAEITGSGDMLLVTAADELTEPLVEKIAALPGIGSAVRTDDGHGLLVRLDGVTPPQLIAELVRLDVPLTGVGPHRRLEDAFLTLISGGSA; encoded by the coding sequence ATGGAGACCCCTATTGCGCGTACGTCCCGGTGGCGGCGGCTGCTGCCCCGCAGGCGAGGGCGGTGGGCCGCGGGTGTCGCCGCGCTCGTCGTGCTGGCCGGGGCGGGCACCTGGACCGCCGTGGCCGACGACAGCGCGCCGGCCGTGCACCGCGAGGACCGGATGATGCGCGTCGACGGGGTGTCCCTGGACACCTCGTACTTCACCGACGGCGGCACCCGGCGCCGCCCGGCCGTGCTCATCGGCCACGGCTTCGGCGGCAGCAAGGCCGAGACCCGGGCCCAGGCCGAGCGGCTGGCCGCCGGCGGGTACGCCGTGCTGACCTGGTCCGCGCGCGGCTTCGGCACGTCGGGAGGCAGGATCTCGCTCAACGCGCCCGACCGCGAGGTCAGGGACGTCTCCCGGCTGATCGACTGGCTCGCGCAACGGCCCGAGGTGCGGCTCGACGCGAAGGGGGACCCCCGGGTCGGCGTGACCGGCGCCTCCTACGGCGGCGCCGTCTCCCTCCTCGCCGCCGGACACGACCGGCGCGTGGACGCCATCGCCCCGGAGATCACCTACTGGAACCTCGCCGACGCGCTGTTCCCCGACGGGGTGTTCAAGAAGCTCTGGGCCGGGATCTTCGTCACCACCGGCGGCGGCTGCGGGAACTTCGAGAAGCGGCTCTGCGAGATGTACGAGCGCGTCGCCGTCAGCGGCAAGCCGGACGCCGCCGCCCGCGCCCTGCTCACCGAACGCTCCCCGAGCGCCGTCGCCGACCGCATCAAGGTCCCCGCGCTCATCGTCCAGGGGCAGACCGACTCCCTCTTCCCCCTCGGCCAGGCCGACGCCATGGCCAGGGCCATCGAGGCCAACGGCGCCCCCGTCGCCGTCGACTGGATCGCCGGCGGGCACGACGGCGGCGACCCGGAGACCGACCGGGTGCAACGGCGCGTCGGAGCCTGGTTCGACCGCTACCTCAAGGACGACAAGGGCGCCGACACCGGCCCCGGCTTCCGTGTCACCCGCACCGGCGGCATCGACTCCACCGACGGCGCCGCCCTCACCCGGGGCGCGAGCAGCGACACCTATCCGGGGCTGCGCAGCGGCCGGGAGACCGTCGAACTGCATGGGGGGACGCAGACGTTCGACAACCCCGCCGGCGGCAGCCCGCAGGCCGTCTCCGCCGTCCCCGGCGTCGGCGGCGGACTCGCCCAGCTGTCCACCCTCGGCGTCGGCCTCTCCATCGACTTCCCCGGCCAGCACGCCCGGTTCGACTCCGCCCCGCTCACCACCGCGCGCCGCGTCACCGGCTCACCGACCGTCCGCGTGACCGTGAAAGCGGGCCAGGGCGACGCCGTCCTGTTCGGCAAGGTCTACGACGTCTCGCCGGACGGCAAGCAGCAGGTGCTGCCCTCCCAGCTCGTCGCCCCCTACCGGATCACCCCCGACCGGCAGGGCAGGCCCCTGGAGCTGACGCTGCCCGCCGTCGACCACGAACTCGACTCCGGCCACCGGCTCCGCCTCGTCCTCGCCGCGACCGACCTCGGCTACGCGTCACCCGCCGCGCCGACCACGTACACCGTCTCCCTCGACGGACCCCTGTCCCTGCCCACCGCCCCCGCGCTCACCACCGCGTCGGCCGCCCTGCCCTGGTGGACCTGGGGGCTGCCGGCCGCCGCCCTCGTGATCGCCGCCGCCCTGCTGCTGACCGCCCGCCGCCACGGCGCCACCCCGGCACCGGACCCCGCGCTCGCCGACGTACCGCTGCAGATCACCGGCCTGTCGAAGAAGTACGCCAAGTCCGCCGACCGCTATGCCGTGCGCGACCTGTCCTTCCGCGTCGAGAAGGGCCAGGTGCTCGGGCTCCTCGGGCCGAACGGTGCCGGCAAGACCACCACCCTGCGCATGCTCATGGGGCTCATCACCCCCGACGACGGCGAGATCCGCGTCTTCGGCCGGGCCGTCCGGCCCGGCGCGCCCGTGCTCTCCCGGGTCGGGTCCTTCGTCGAGGGCGCCGGATTCCTGCCGCATCTGTCCGGCCGCGCCAACCTGGAGCTGTACTGGCAGGCCACCGGGCGTCCCGCCGAGGACGCGCACCTGGAGGAGGCCCTGGAGATCGCCGGACTCGGCGACGCACTGGCCCGCGCCGTCCGCACCTACTCCCAGGGCATGCGCCAGCGCCTCGCCATCGCGCAGGCCATGCTCGGCATGCCGGACCTGCTCATCCTCGACGAACCGACCAACGGCCTGGACCCGCCCCAGATCCGCGAGATGCGGGACGTGATGATCCGGTACGCGGCAGGCGGCCGTACCGTCATCGTCTCCAGCCACCTCCTGTCCGAGGTCGAACAGTCCTGCACCCATCTGGTCGTCATGGACCGGGGCCGGCTCGTCCAGGCCGGACCGGTCGCCGAGATCACCGGCTCAGGCGACATGCTCCTCGTCACCGCGGCGGACGAACTCACCGAACCCCTCGTGGAGAAGATCGCCGCCCTCCCCGGCATCGGATCCGCCGTCCGCACGGACGACGGGCACGGGCTGCTGGTCCGGCTCGACGGGGTGACCCCGCCGCAGCTGATCGCCGAACTGGTCCGGCTCGACGTGCCGCTGACCGGCGTCGGACCGCACCGCCGCCTGGAGGACGCGTTCCTCACCCTGATCTCCGGAGGCTCCGCATGA
- a CDS encoding ABC transporter permease, with product MSTAAEATEAPEAPGYRARHTLPLRVEAVRQLRRRRTLLMGGVLAALPFVLIIAFAIGGTPDGGPGGGDRITLMDTATASAANFAATCLFVSAGFLLVVPVALFCGDTVASEASWSSLRYLLAAPVPRARLLWSKLVVALGFSLAAMVLLPLVALAAGAAAYGWGPLELPTGGALATGDTVPRLALVVAFVFVSQLVTAGLAFWLSTKTDAPLGAVGGAVGLTIVGNVLDAVTALGSWRDFLPAHWQFAWADALQPDLEWGGMAKGAAVSVTYALILFALAFRGFSRKDIVS from the coding sequence ATGAGTACCGCAGCCGAGGCCACCGAGGCCCCCGAGGCGCCCGGCTACCGCGCCCGGCACACCCTGCCGCTGCGCGTCGAGGCGGTGCGCCAGCTGCGCAGGCGGCGCACCCTGCTCATGGGCGGGGTGCTGGCCGCCCTGCCGTTCGTCCTGATCATCGCGTTCGCGATCGGCGGCACCCCGGACGGCGGGCCCGGCGGCGGCGACCGCATCACCCTGATGGACACCGCGACCGCGTCCGCCGCGAACTTCGCCGCGACCTGCCTGTTCGTCTCGGCCGGCTTCCTGCTCGTCGTCCCGGTGGCGCTGTTCTGCGGCGACACCGTGGCCTCCGAGGCGAGCTGGTCCTCGCTGCGCTACCTGCTGGCCGCGCCCGTGCCCCGGGCCAGGCTGCTGTGGAGCAAGCTCGTCGTGGCGCTCGGCTTCAGCCTCGCCGCGATGGTGCTGCTCCCGCTCGTCGCCCTGGCCGCCGGCGCCGCCGCGTACGGCTGGGGCCCGCTCGAACTGCCCACCGGAGGCGCGCTGGCGACTGGCGACACCGTGCCGAGGCTCGCCCTCGTCGTCGCCTTCGTCTTCGTCTCGCAACTCGTCACCGCGGGGCTGGCGTTCTGGCTGTCGACGAAGACCGACGCCCCGCTCGGGGCGGTCGGGGGAGCGGTCGGGCTGACCATCGTCGGCAACGTCCTGGACGCGGTCACCGCACTCGGCTCCTGGCGCGACTTCCTGCCCGCCCACTGGCAGTTCGCCTGGGCCGACGCCCTCCAGCCCGACCTCGAATGGGGCGGCATGGCCAAGGGCGCAGCCGTCTCGGTGACGTATGCCCTGATCCTGTTCGCTCTCGCCTTCCGGGGGTTCAGCCGTAAGGACATCGTGTCCTGA
- a CDS encoding von Willebrand factor type A domain-containing protein, producing the protein MYRGAVGLLLAGGVLLTGCSGEGNGGKSSAGDRRGAPVPAPAATGGAAEEGAKDKGTDGADRLKESAPPDYLSTFALDVDTASYGYARRTLADGHLPGPQSVRPEEFVNSFRQGYRRPDGNGFTVSVDGARAGGKDDDWSLVRVGLATRAAPPAAERPPAALTFVVDISGSMDSPDRLGLVKTSLGILTDELRDDDAVSLVTFSDEAKTVLPMTRLRDHRGRIHDAVDSMESAASTNVGAGIRRGYEEAVEGHRKGANNRVVLLSDALANTGETDADAILERIADARRDYGITLFGVGVGSDYGDAFMEQLTDKGDGHTTYIADEEQARKVFVDQLPAHLELTARDAKAQVAFDPKTVEKFRLIGYEDRKVADEDFRDDSVDGGEVGPGHTVTALYAVRLRDGASGHVATATVRWLDPKSRAPHEKAGSVETGALSGKLWGNRSTRLQVTAVAAYFADRLRGGSLPGAPGLGELASRAKELAARTEDDSVAKLATAIGQADRLKGGHEDTGAGAQEGEMD; encoded by the coding sequence ATGTACCGGGGGGCCGTGGGGCTTCTGCTGGCGGGTGGGGTGCTGCTCACCGGCTGCTCGGGGGAGGGCAACGGCGGCAAGTCGTCCGCCGGGGACCGGCGGGGCGCGCCCGTCCCCGCACCGGCCGCGACCGGCGGGGCGGCCGAGGAGGGGGCGAAGGACAAGGGCACGGACGGGGCGGACCGGCTGAAGGAGTCCGCACCGCCCGACTACCTCTCCACCTTCGCCCTGGACGTGGACACCGCCTCCTACGGCTATGCGCGCCGCACCCTGGCCGACGGGCACCTGCCAGGTCCGCAGAGCGTGCGGCCGGAGGAGTTCGTCAACAGCTTCCGCCAGGGCTACCGCCGCCCCGACGGCAACGGCTTCACGGTCTCCGTCGACGGCGCCCGGGCCGGCGGGAAGGACGACGACTGGTCGCTCGTACGGGTCGGCCTGGCGACCAGGGCCGCGCCGCCCGCCGCCGAACGGCCGCCCGCAGCCCTCACCTTCGTCGTGGACATCTCCGGATCGATGGACTCGCCCGACCGCCTCGGCCTGGTGAAGACCTCCCTCGGCATCCTCACCGACGAACTGCGCGACGACGACGCGGTATCCCTGGTCACCTTCAGCGACGAGGCGAAGACCGTGCTGCCGATGACCCGGCTGCGGGACCACCGGGGCAGGATCCACGACGCGGTCGACTCCATGGAGTCCGCCGCCTCCACCAATGTGGGCGCGGGCATCAGGCGCGGGTACGAGGAGGCGGTCGAGGGCCACCGCAAGGGCGCCAACAACCGTGTCGTCCTGCTCTCCGACGCGCTGGCCAACACCGGCGAGACCGACGCCGACGCCATCCTCGAACGGATCGCCGACGCCCGCCGCGACTACGGCATCACCCTCTTCGGGGTCGGCGTCGGCAGCGACTACGGCGACGCCTTCATGGAGCAGCTCACCGACAAGGGCGACGGCCACACCACGTACATCGCCGACGAGGAACAGGCCCGCAAGGTCTTCGTCGACCAGCTGCCCGCGCACCTGGAGCTGACGGCCCGCGATGCCAAGGCCCAGGTCGCCTTCGACCCGAAGACCGTGGAGAAGTTCAGGCTGATCGGCTACGAGGACCGCAAGGTCGCCGACGAGGACTTCCGCGACGACAGCGTGGACGGCGGCGAGGTCGGGCCCGGCCACACGGTCACGGCGCTGTACGCCGTGCGGCTGCGGGACGGCGCCTCGGGCCATGTGGCCACCGCGACCGTGCGCTGGCTGGACCCCAAGTCCCGCGCCCCGCACGAGAAGGCGGGCTCGGTGGAGACCGGCGCGCTCTCCGGGAAGCTGTGGGGCAACCGGAGCACCCGGCTCCAGGTGACGGCCGTGGCGGCCTACTTCGCGGACCGTCTGCGCGGCGGCTCGCTTCCGGGCGCACCCGGACTCGGTGAACTGGCCTCCCGGGCCAAGGAGCTGGCCGCACGCACCGAGGACGACTCGGTGGCGAAGCTGGCCACGGCGATCGGCCAGGCGGACCGGCTCAAGGGCGGCCACGAGGACACCGGAGCCGGTGCGCAGGAGGGCGAGATGGACTGA